Within the Pseudomonas sp. SL4(2022) genome, the region GTTGGCTCTGTCTGGGTATCGCGGCCTGGAAGCTGGGTGCGCGCACTACCATCTGACCCATAAGTCAGAAAGCAGGATGAGTGGCAGCCTTTAGCCTTGGTCGGCGCCCATGATCAGGCTAGAATGCCGGCCCTTTTCTCAGTTGTGACCGAGTCGTCATGCGTATTCAGTTAAACGGTGAAGCATTCGAATTGCCCGATGGGGAAACCGTTGCCGGGTTGATCGCGCGTCTGGACCTGGCCGGACGGCGCGTGGCGGTCGAACTCAATCTGGATATCGTGCCGCGCAGCCAGCACGCCACCACCGCCTTGCGCGCGGGTGATCAGGTTGAAGTGGTCCACGCCATTGGCGGTGGTTGATCCCCGCTCATCGGTTTATCGCGTTCAGACAGCTGCCCACTTTCACGAGGATTACCCATGAGCCATGCGCCTACCGACAAGCCCTTTACCCTGGCCGGTCGTACCTACCAGTCGCGCCTGCTGGTCGGTACCGGCAAGTACAAGGACCTCGAAGAAACCCGCCTGGCCATCGAGGCTTCAGGTGCCGAGATCGTTACCGTGGCGGTGCGCCGGACCAATATCGGGCAGAACCCGGGCGAGCCGAATCTGCTGGATGTGATCTCACCGGACACGTACACCATCCTGCCGAATACCGCCGGCTGCTATGACGCTGTCGAGGCCGTGCGTACCTGTCGCCTGGCCCGTGAGCTGCTCGACGGCCACAAGCTGGTGAAGCTGGAAGTGCTGGCTGACCAGAAGACCCTGTTCC harbors:
- the thiS gene encoding sulfur carrier protein ThiS, with protein sequence MRIQLNGEAFELPDGETVAGLIARLDLAGRRVAVELNLDIVPRSQHATTALRAGDQVEVVHAIGGG